One window of Mesorhizobium sp. WSM4904 genomic DNA carries:
- a CDS encoding extracellular solute-binding protein — protein MSLAWFSKLALAAGLVALPATGWAQSVNISYLTHWSPETVALLEAAAKDFSKQNPDVGITVRAVPFGDLLTTLRSQGGGSDGPTIGGIYDLWLPELAKDKLVAPAPETVANEVKSAWPAGVVSAASVGGTLYGIPNEIDVYALNYNKELFKAAGIAAPPKTWAEFKDAAAKLTNKDKGQQGFGMINSWAAGVVHPFASLLVSNGGNLVKDGKPALDSAQAGETFALYEDLIKSGASNPAMATADANTTGPFLDNFVSGKTGMIIMANWWESALKTGMGDKFADVATAPIPVGPSGDKPHSISYSWMTVVNAKAGEAEQKAAWEFLAWLNSPKSGKNGASAMSDILMSMGILPSRSSDIEAHKDKLGSEFLSGYVSVLADARPFPVVLGGQEFSESLQQTLEALQYGQVSAKDAQANAEADATSILERAAK, from the coding sequence ATGTCGCTTGCCTGGTTCTCGAAACTGGCTCTTGCCGCGGGTCTCGTCGCGCTCCCCGCGACCGGCTGGGCGCAATCGGTCAACATCTCCTATCTGACTCATTGGTCGCCGGAGACGGTCGCGCTGCTCGAAGCGGCGGCCAAGGATTTTTCGAAGCAGAATCCGGATGTCGGCATCACCGTGCGGGCGGTTCCCTTCGGCGATCTTCTGACCACGCTGCGCTCGCAGGGCGGCGGTTCCGACGGTCCGACGATCGGCGGCATCTATGACCTCTGGCTGCCGGAACTGGCGAAGGACAAGCTCGTCGCCCCTGCCCCCGAAACGGTGGCCAATGAGGTGAAGAGCGCATGGCCGGCGGGCGTCGTCAGCGCCGCCTCGGTCGGCGGCACGCTCTATGGCATTCCGAACGAGATCGACGTTTACGCGCTGAACTACAACAAGGAACTGTTCAAGGCGGCGGGCATTGCCGCTCCGCCCAAGACCTGGGCCGAATTCAAGGATGCCGCAGCGAAGCTGACCAACAAGGACAAGGGCCAGCAGGGCTTCGGCATGATCAACTCATGGGCAGCAGGCGTGGTCCATCCTTTCGCCTCGCTGCTCGTCTCCAATGGTGGCAACCTGGTCAAGGATGGCAAGCCGGCGCTGGACAGCGCCCAGGCCGGCGAAACCTTCGCGCTCTATGAAGACTTGATAAAGTCCGGCGCGAGCAATCCGGCGATGGCGACCGCCGACGCCAACACCACCGGTCCGTTCCTCGACAATTTCGTCTCCGGCAAGACCGGCATGATCATCATGGCCAATTGGTGGGAAAGCGCGCTGAAGACCGGCATGGGCGACAAGTTCGCAGATGTCGCCACCGCGCCGATTCCGGTGGGCCCGAGCGGCGACAAGCCGCATTCGATCTCCTATTCCTGGATGACGGTGGTCAACGCCAAGGCCGGCGAGGCCGAGCAGAAGGCGGCCTGGGAGTTCCTCGCCTGGCTGAACAGCCCGAAATCCGGCAAGAACGGCGCTTCGGCCATGTCGGACATCTTGATGTCGATGGGCATCCTGCCCTCGCGCAGCTCCGACATCGAGGCGCACAAGGACAAGCTCGGCTCCGAATTCCTTTCCGGCTATGTCAGCGTGCTGGCCGATGCGCGGCCCTTCCCGGTCGTGCTCGGCGGCCAGGAATTCTCGGAATCCCTGCAGCAGACGCTCGAGGCGTTGCAGTATGGCCAGGTCTCGGCCAAGGATGCGCAGGCGAACGCTGAGGCCGATGCCACGTCGATCCTGGAGCGCGCGGCGAAATAG
- a CDS encoding Gfo/Idh/MocA family oxidoreductase has product MVYATADGTSRRRLNVGMVGGGRSAFIGAVHRLAMRLDDQIALVAGALSSDAENAAASAAEIGIAPERSYADYHAMAKAEAVRPDGIEAVVIVTPNHLHAPIATAFLEAGIDVICDKPLSTTLAEAEALVALTKAKKRRFVVTLNNTGYAMVRQAREMVAAGELGRIVSVHGAYIQDWLTQPIDAQGQKQAEWRTDPARAGQSAVLADIGVHAFNLASYISGFEAEAVSADLFTAVPGRRLDDNAHVLVRWTGGARGTILASQTSPGHYNDLSVRIYGEKAGLEWSGTRPEELRFSPYGEETRILVRGGHGSTAEARRVSRMPAAHPEGYIEAFANFYRDAADIIRAHRSGGTVDAARAAQVPDVVDGARGVKFVAAAVESNAADGAWTPALLG; this is encoded by the coding sequence ATGGTCTATGCAACCGCTGACGGAACCTCGCGCCGACGCCTCAACGTCGGCATGGTCGGAGGTGGCCGCAGCGCCTTCATCGGCGCGGTGCACCGGCTGGCCATGCGGCTCGACGACCAGATCGCCCTTGTGGCGGGTGCGTTGTCCTCCGATGCGGAGAACGCCGCGGCCTCGGCCGCCGAGATCGGCATCGCGCCCGAGCGCAGCTATGCCGACTATCATGCCATGGCGAAGGCGGAAGCAGTGCGGCCGGACGGCATCGAGGCGGTGGTCATCGTCACGCCCAACCATCTGCATGCGCCGATCGCGACCGCCTTCCTCGAGGCCGGCATCGACGTCATCTGCGACAAGCCGCTGTCGACGACGCTCGCCGAGGCCGAGGCGCTGGTGGCGCTGACAAAGGCGAAGAAACGCCGCTTCGTCGTCACGCTCAACAACACCGGCTACGCCATGGTGCGCCAGGCGCGCGAGATGGTCGCGGCGGGCGAACTCGGCCGCATCGTTTCCGTGCATGGCGCCTATATCCAGGACTGGCTGACGCAGCCGATCGATGCGCAGGGGCAGAAGCAGGCCGAATGGCGCACAGACCCGGCGCGCGCCGGGCAATCGGCGGTGCTTGCCGACATCGGCGTGCACGCCTTCAACCTGGCGAGCTACATCTCCGGCTTCGAGGCCGAGGCGGTTTCGGCCGACCTCTTCACCGCCGTGCCCGGGCGCCGGCTCGACGACAATGCGCATGTGCTGGTGCGCTGGACGGGCGGCGCGCGCGGAACGATCCTCGCCAGCCAGACCTCGCCCGGCCACTACAACGACCTTTCGGTGCGCATCTATGGCGAGAAGGCCGGGCTCGAATGGTCGGGCACGAGGCCGGAGGAGCTGCGCTTCTCGCCCTATGGCGAGGAGACCCGCATACTGGTGCGCGGCGGCCACGGCTCGACGGCGGAAGCCCGGCGCGTCTCACGCATGCCGGCCGCGCATCCCGAGGGCTATATCGAGGCCTTCGCCAATTTCTACCGCGACGCCGCCGACATCATCCGCGCGCATCGCTCGGGCGGAACCGTCGATGCGGCGAGGGCGGCGCAAGTGCCTGACGTGGTCGACGGCGCGCGCGGGGTGAAGTTCGTCGCAGCGGCGGTGGAGTCGAACGCGGCAGATGGGGCATGGACGCCGGCGCTGCTCGGATAA
- a CDS encoding sugar ABC transporter permease — MAKAFRASAGIMLAPAVTLIGVFVLLPMLLTIWLSFRDWSTQTPFSEASFVGLGNFQEILGPTSVGRDFKSALLNTAVYTALSVVLILPLSVVFGLMVYQREVAGGTALRTVLFSTYMVPMIAVALVWSKLYSPSEGPLNQLLGLVGIGPQPWLSSPRSALVSIVLLNGWQQVGYFTVLAVAGLTQIPGSLYEAATLDGASGQEQFRFITLPLLRRTLLFSAVIAIINAVQVFEPVALITQGGPVGSTNVLTYHIRRVGIERAQGGLGSAMAVMLMLSLIVCVSALFSLVNRKDGE, encoded by the coding sequence ATGGCCAAAGCTTTTCGTGCCTCGGCGGGCATCATGCTTGCGCCCGCCGTGACATTGATCGGCGTGTTCGTGCTCTTGCCGATGCTGCTCACCATCTGGCTCTCCTTCCGCGATTGGTCTACGCAAACGCCTTTTTCCGAAGCGAGCTTCGTCGGCCTCGGCAATTTCCAAGAGATCCTCGGTCCGACCTCCGTCGGGCGCGATTTCAAGTCGGCCCTGCTCAACACCGCTGTCTACACCGCGCTCTCGGTCGTCCTCATCCTGCCTCTGTCGGTCGTCTTCGGGCTGATGGTCTACCAGCGCGAGGTTGCAGGCGGCACCGCGCTGCGGACGGTGCTGTTTTCCACCTACATGGTGCCGATGATCGCCGTCGCGCTGGTCTGGTCGAAACTCTATTCGCCGAGCGAGGGCCCGCTCAATCAACTGCTCGGCCTGGTCGGCATCGGTCCGCAGCCCTGGCTCTCCTCGCCGCGCTCGGCGCTGGTCTCGATCGTCCTGCTCAATGGCTGGCAGCAGGTCGGCTATTTCACCGTGCTGGCGGTCGCCGGGCTGACGCAGATCCCGGGCAGCCTCTATGAAGCCGCGACGCTCGACGGCGCCAGCGGCCAAGAGCAATTCCGCTTCATCACCTTGCCCTTGCTTCGGCGCACGCTTCTCTTCAGCGCCGTCATCGCCATCATCAACGCGGTGCAGGTGTTCGAGCCGGTGGCGCTGATCACCCAAGGCGGGCCAGTGGGCTCGACCAATGTGCTCACCTACCATATCCGCCGCGTCGGCATCGAACGCGCGCAGGGCGGGCTGGGCTCCGCCATGGCGGTGATGCTGATGCTGTCGCTGATCGTCTGCGTCTCCGCGCTGTTCTCACTTGTCAACCGGAAGGACGGCGAATGA
- a CDS encoding carbohydrate ABC transporter permease, with translation MSTPARPPSRKRPSGNKALLATAMLLVAVASAFPLAWMVLSSLKTPAETMQVPPVWIPHTPTLDAYEKVAGVINVGRSMWNSLVIASVTTAGILVTSMMAGYAFAKYSFRGRSLLFSLLIATMFLPPIVTLIPLYRMVGSIGLNASLAGIIVPNLANAFGIFLMRQFIAGVPDDLIDAARMDGASELLILFKIVAPSVAPAIAALALFAFVYHWNSYLWPLTVLQGNADAYPIVISLSRLLSYNRGAVNTGLVMAGATLAVLPPLVLFVFLQRFFVDSIVGSAIKG, from the coding sequence ATGAGCACGCCAGCCCGTCCGCCGTCCCGCAAACGCCCGTCAGGGAACAAGGCGCTGCTTGCGACGGCCATGCTTCTGGTTGCCGTGGCCTCCGCCTTTCCGCTCGCCTGGATGGTGCTCTCCAGCCTGAAGACTCCGGCCGAGACCATGCAGGTGCCGCCGGTCTGGATCCCTCACACGCCGACGCTCGACGCCTACGAAAAGGTCGCCGGCGTCATCAATGTCGGCCGTTCGATGTGGAATTCCTTGGTCATCGCCTCGGTCACCACCGCCGGCATTCTGGTCACCAGCATGATGGCCGGCTACGCCTTCGCCAAATACTCTTTCCGCGGCCGCTCGCTGCTGTTTTCGCTGCTGATCGCCACCATGTTCCTGCCGCCGATCGTGACGCTGATCCCGCTCTACCGCATGGTCGGCTCGATCGGGCTGAACGCCAGCCTTGCCGGCATCATCGTGCCCAACCTCGCCAATGCGTTCGGCATCTTCCTGATGCGCCAATTCATCGCCGGCGTGCCGGACGACCTGATCGACGCCGCGCGCATGGACGGCGCCTCCGAGCTGCTCATCCTGTTCAAGATCGTGGCGCCGAGCGTGGCGCCCGCGATCGCGGCGCTCGCGCTGTTCGCCTTCGTCTACCACTGGAACAGCTATCTCTGGCCGCTCACCGTGCTGCAGGGCAATGCCGACGCCTATCCGATCGTGATCAGCCTCAGCCGGCTGCTCAGCTATAACCGGGGTGCGGTCAACACCGGCCTGGTGATGGCCGGCGCCACGCTCGCCGTGCTGCCGCCGCTCGTGCTCTTCGTCTTCCTGCAGCGCTTCTTCGTCGATTCGATCGTCGGCTCGGCGATCAAGGGGTAG
- a CDS encoding methyltransferase domain-containing protein has product MTDVHHMRSEVRTAGAAIGPEANKGIGFPRLYDLLVLMLTRGRDRAYREALLDLAGLAPGFQLLDVGCGTGTQAISAWRRVQPDGSVVGVDVSEKMLAAARRKASRAGLDIPFHHADAAALPFADGRFDAVTFTTVLHMVPEPRRSLCLREAARVLPPGGRLLLVDYAGPVSERGHMSAKHGLHGQFDLHRLREPLAEAGFERIEGGPLNWLGLHYLRAVRS; this is encoded by the coding sequence GTGACGGACGTGCATCATATGCGAAGCGAAGTGCGTACCGCTGGGGCCGCAATCGGCCCGGAAGCCAATAAGGGCATCGGCTTCCCGCGTCTCTACGACCTGCTCGTTCTCATGCTGACGCGGGGGCGGGATCGGGCCTATCGCGAGGCGTTGCTCGATCTGGCCGGTTTGGCACCCGGCTTCCAACTGCTGGACGTCGGATGCGGCACCGGCACGCAGGCGATTTCCGCCTGGCGCCGCGTGCAGCCCGACGGATCGGTGGTTGGCGTCGACGTCTCCGAAAAGATGCTTGCCGCCGCTCGCCGCAAGGCGAGCCGGGCCGGCCTCGATATCCCGTTTCACCATGCCGATGCGGCCGCGCTGCCGTTCGCGGATGGTCGCTTCGACGCGGTCACTTTCACGACGGTGCTGCACATGGTGCCGGAGCCGCGGCGCAGCCTTTGCCTGCGCGAGGCCGCGCGCGTCCTGCCCCCGGGCGGGCGGCTGTTGCTGGTCGACTATGCCGGCCCCGTCAGCGAGCGCGGACACATGTCGGCAAAGCACGGCCTGCACGGCCAGTTCGATCTGCACCGCCTCCGCGAACCGCTGGCTGAGGCCGGCTTCGAGCGTATCGAAGGCGGTCCGCTCAACTGGCTCGGCCTGCATTACCTGCGCGCCGTCAGATCGTGA
- a CDS encoding TetR/AcrR family transcriptional regulator → MPRGIDRRAARTRKALHQALLTLMLRKGYEALSVQDIIDEADVGRSTFYAHYAGKEDLLRSGFQLLREELKEAQSAVPATAGAPQDDSLGFSAAMFEHAARYADHFRTMIGGRGGAVTENEIRLILSEMVRQELSSTLQDGTIPRDFVVQFVVGAFLTTLNWWFERKPGLLPSEVDAMFRSLVLDGLSPVIGDEHRQADHPAAGRDAD, encoded by the coding sequence ATGCCGCGCGGAATCGACCGACGGGCCGCCCGTACGCGCAAGGCCCTTCACCAGGCGCTGCTGACGCTCATGCTGCGCAAGGGCTATGAGGCCCTCTCGGTACAGGACATCATCGATGAAGCCGATGTCGGCCGCTCGACCTTCTATGCGCACTATGCCGGCAAGGAGGACCTGCTACGCAGCGGCTTCCAGCTGCTTCGGGAAGAGCTGAAAGAGGCGCAATCCGCCGTGCCTGCAACAGCTGGAGCACCACAGGACGATTCGCTCGGCTTCAGCGCGGCCATGTTCGAGCATGCGGCCCGGTACGCCGACCACTTCCGGACGATGATTGGCGGGCGAGGCGGCGCCGTGACGGAGAACGAGATCCGCCTGATCCTGTCGGAAATGGTGCGGCAGGAACTGTCCTCCACCCTCCAGGACGGCACCATCCCACGCGACTTCGTCGTGCAATTCGTCGTCGGCGCTTTCCTTACGACCCTGAACTGGTGGTTCGAGCGCAAGCCTGGGCTGCTGCCGTCTGAGGTCGACGCCATGTTCCGGAGCCTGGTGCTCGATGGGCTTTCACCCGTGATTGGCGACGAGCATCGACAGGCGGATCACCCCGCTGCAGGTCGCGATGCGGATTGA